The following is a genomic window from Elstera cyanobacteriorum.
CAGCGGCAGGTACTGGGCCGGATCGAGACCCTGGTCACGCAGCCGTTGGTCAAACGCAGCAACCTCGGGGTCGGATAGGGAGGCGCGCAGCAAGCCCTGGGGGGTGATGTCGGCTCCGGCGCTCCAACGGCAGGCGTCGCGATGGGCCGCCGCCCAGACCACTTGAAACCTGCCGCCGAATTCCGGGGCGTAGGCGGTCAGGCTCTCCAGCCCCCAGCCCAGGCGGCCTTTGCTGCCCGGCGCTTTCGGGTGGCCGTCGAGATAGGATTGCAGGTCGTCGTCCGGCAGGGCGATCAAGGCCGCCGCCGACTGCCCGGCATTGCGTGCCAGCACGGCGCTATCGGCCAGCAGAGTGTGCAGAAGCTCCCGCCCATAGCCCGCCAGCACCTCCGGTGCGGCGGCAAACTCGGCCTGCGCGTCGAGCAAGAAGGGTAAAGCCTCCGTCACCGTCACCCCATCGCGGGTCAGGCTTTCCGGTGTAATCGTCAGGCTGCCCCAGATGCCGCGCACGGCCTGAAAGCGATAGGTGACGCCGGAGGCGAGGCGCAGCGTCCAGCCGTCGCCGTCTTGCTGCGGAGTAAAACTCTCCTCATAAGCAAATTCGCGGATCAGCTTGGCCAGCAGGGCGCGGTTGCGCTCCGGCCATGCGGCGGCGAACGGCGGTAGGGTCACAGCGCCACCTCGGCAAAGAACCGCCGCCGTTGGCAGACCATCAGCGCCGCGCGCTTATGGGGAAAGTCGAACTCCTTCACTTTGTCGAAGGCACAATCCGCCGCATAGCGCAGCATCTTCACATGGCTGGCGCGCGGCTCCCCCACCACCCGTTCGGTGCGCGGGTCTTCGAGGAACAGGTAATGGGTGATGGTGCGGAACCACGCCAAGGTGCGCACCCGCCCCAAATGGGCTGTGTTGCCGATCAGCGCGTGCCAGCCGTGGTCATAGGGGTGCGCGTCGTAATGGGGGCCGAGCCGGTCCTCCATCCCCCAATAGGCTTCGAAATAGGCCGATGGCTCGCCGTCGATACAGCCGATCAGCCCATAGGCGTGGGGATCGGCCTCCAACTTGGCGAGATACTCGGCCAATTCTTCCTTTGGCTTGGCGAGTTCCCAGAAGAAGGCGACGCGCCCCTGGTTCATCCAGAAATGAAAGAGATCGAGATCGGCGGTCTTATCGATCACCCGCAGGCTGAACAGCCCTTCCGCGGCGGGATCGTAGCGGCGATAGACATCGCCCACCGGCTGGCGCGGGCGCAGGGGGTGCCCCGCCTCGGTCGGCAGATAGGGGAAGGGGCCGCGCGGCTGGGTCAGCGCCGATCCGGGCCATTCGTGAAAGCCGCGCCGGTCGATCCACGGCAGCAGCTCGCCGCTGTCGGGGTGCGGCGCCAGACCGTGGACTAGCCCGAGGCCGATCAACTCCGCCGCCCGGTCGCAGTGGCTTCCGTCAAGCCAAAGGCGGGTCGTCTCCGGTTGGCGCAGGAAGTCAGCCGTCACTGCCGCCACGAGCGCTGACAGGTTGGTGGCATCGGACGCAAGCGGTGTGGCCGCCGCCGAGGCGGGGGGGCGCGGCAGAACATCAACAGA
Proteins encoded in this region:
- a CDS encoding GNAT family N-acetyltransferase — its product is MSVDVLPRPPASAAATPLASDATNLSALVAAVTADFLRQPETTRLWLDGSHCDRAAELIGLGLVHGLAPHPDSGELLPWIDRRGFHEWPGSALTQPRGPFPYLPTEAGHPLRPRQPVGDVYRRYDPAAEGLFSLRVIDKTADLDLFHFWMNQGRVAFFWELAKPKEELAEYLAKLEADPHAYGLIGCIDGEPSAYFEAYWGMEDRLGPHYDAHPYDHGWHALIGNTAHLGRVRTLAWFRTITHYLFLEDPRTERVVGEPRASHVKMLRYAADCAFDKVKEFDFPHKRAALMVCQRRRFFAEVAL